One window from the genome of Pelobates fuscus isolate aPelFus1 chromosome 13, aPelFus1.pri, whole genome shotgun sequence encodes:
- the LOC134582547 gene encoding SLAM family member 8-like, with the protein MYWLTLSLLVQTVVIVAKESTTWIQGTLGGSIHLTPAIPNGFNTRDIYWRHLSSADELVATFSRGSSETTYRSRFYGRVLLLQNSTLEIRDLEVKDMGIFSCLLVDTEGRMKLFKYHLTVYEAVVPAAVKVFVSGDSTNGTECSVFLSCNTTMGSNISYTWRANKLQGELLNVSYTTYDDGRLLSVNLGPTDWDVSYTCTVTNPVSEQHTTVVPWESCANLFGKKPKISSYELSVCMAVVIILAFALLTLCIVLHVKTSGKPKKKGNEEIALKRNEDAVLENEGDVRQQNEEEAHHVVEMRNQEMLEGNSVV; encoded by the exons ATGTATTGGCTCACACTTTCTTTACTTGTACAGACAG TGGTCATTGTGGCCAAAGAAAGTACAACCTGGATTCAAGGTACACTGGGTGGATCCATACATCTGACACCTGCGATACCCAATGGGTTTAATACACGGGATATCTACTGGAGACATTTGTCATCAGCTGATGAGCTGGTGGCCACCTTTTCTCGGGGATCCTCTGAGACAACGTATCGGTCACGATTTTATGGCAGAGTGCTGCTCCTTCAAAATTCTACTCTAGAAATCAGGGATCTGGAGGTCAAGGATATGGGAATATTCTCCTGCCTTCTGGTGGACACTGAAGGACGAATGAAATTATTCAAGTATCATCTTACAGTTTATG aagcAGTGGTCCCAGCGGCAGTGAAGGTATTTGTATCTGGTGATTCCACAAATGGAACAGAGTGTTCTGTGTTCCTAAGCTGCAACACTACAATGGGAAGCAACATATCCTACACCTGGAGAGCAAACAAACTTCAAGGAGAGCTGCTAAACGTGTCCTATACCACGTACGATGACGGCCGTCTGCTAAGCGTTAATCTGGGGCCTACTGACTGGGACGTATCTTACACCTGCACAGTTACCAATCCAGTGAGTGAACAGCACACTACAGTGGTGCCATGGGAGAGTTGTGCAAATCTATTCG GAAAAAAACCCAAGATATCCTCCTATGAACTATCCGTGTGCATGGCTGTGGTCATCATCCTTGCATTTGCATTACTTACCCTCTGCATTGTCCTCCACGTGAAGACCTCAG gcaaaccaaaaaaaaaaggtaacgaAGAGATTGCTTTAAAGCGAAATGAAGACGCAGTACTGGAGAATGAAGGAGATGTCCGGCAGCAGAATGAAGAGGAGGCACATCATGTAGTTGAGATGAGGAACCAGGAGATGCTAGAAGGGAATAGTGTAGTGTGA